One window from the genome of Candidatus Eremiobacteraceae bacterium encodes:
- a CDS encoding MarR family transcriptional regulator, with product MTLDSETRATGEDHRALRLWLRLLACSNLVESTVRSRLRTQFATTLPRFDFMAQLERNAGGLSMGEISRRMMVSGGNITAIADQLEHEGLVARTTAPNDRRAQRVRLTAAGKRAFRDMARAHESWIIDLFGGLGARDQADCYGLLATLKAHLAAAAKDGAR from the coding sequence ATGACGCTCGATAGCGAGACTCGCGCTACCGGCGAAGATCACCGCGCTCTGCGGCTGTGGCTCAGATTGTTGGCGTGCTCGAATCTCGTGGAGAGCACGGTGCGCTCCCGTTTGCGGACGCAATTCGCTACCACACTTCCTCGATTCGATTTCATGGCGCAGCTCGAACGCAACGCGGGCGGTCTCTCCATGGGCGAGATCTCGCGCCGCATGATGGTCTCCGGCGGCAATATCACCGCCATCGCCGACCAACTCGAGCATGAAGGCCTGGTCGCGCGGACGACCGCGCCGAACGACCGGCGAGCCCAGCGAGTGCGGTTGACGGCTGCGGGCAAACGGGCGTTTCGAGACATGGCGCGAGCGCATGAATCGTGGATCATCGACCTTTTCGGAGGGCTCGGCGCGCGCGACCAAGCCGATTGCTACGGTCTGCTCGCGACGCTCAAGGCCCATTTGGCGGCCGCGGCAAAGGACGGCGCACGATGA